From Xanthomonas citri pv. mangiferaeindicae:
CAGGCCTGGCAGTACTCCTGCAGTTGCAGCAGATCCAGCCGGCGCACGCCACGCTCGACGTCGCTGACGTAGGACTGGGGCCGCTCCAGCCGTTCGGCCAGCTGTGCTTGCTTGAGGTCCGCCTTGTCCCGCATCTCGGTCAACAGGGCCAGCAGGACCTTGTACTCGGGCTTGTGGATCGATTTGCCGGGCATACGGGCATCCTCATGAAAAGTGGGCGTACCGTATATCCGGAATCCCGTTATCCGGAAACAGGATCACGTGGCCGGTGCTCTGTCAGCCCTGTTTGAACACCGTCCGCTTGCCGATCGGGGCGCTCTTCTTCGCAGTCGGGCGGGCGAGCCCGGGAATGAGGAAATCCGCGGCGTTGTGACCGCGCCGGGTCTTCTCGGCCAACCAGCGCGGCATGCGGCCACGGCCCGACCAAGTGTTGCGCCGGTTGTCGGGGTCGCGGTACTTCACTGCGGCCTTGGCGCGCTTGCGCTTTCTGGCGGGGGCCACGGCGTTGCGCGCCGTAGCCGGAGGCGGGGTGCCGATGAGTTCTTCGATCGCATAGCCCTGGGACGCAGCGAATGCGATCAGGTCCTGGCGCACGGCGGCCAGCGGTCGCCGGCGGGCCAACACTGTCTTGCGTTTCTCGGCAGCGGCCAACAGGGCATCGAGCTCGCGCACGCCGAGCGCATCGATTTCAATCTTCATGCCGTCAGCGTCGGGCCGAGCCGATGAGGTGTCAAGCCTGCAAGCTGCGCCGCTCGCGTCGGGCCGGGGGCCGATGAGGCGGCGTGAGGCGCTGTCCGGGCTGTCGATGCGTGCCGCCTGGCGGATCGGGCGCGCACGTCGACAGCTTTGACGCGGCGGCGTATCGCCGAGCGATGCCAGCGCTTTGCGTGCGTATCGGCTCGATGATGCAACGAGGGCCCGGCGTCTGGCGCCGGGCCCTCGGACTCGCCTACTCGCAGCGGAACCTCACGTCCGCCGTCGCACGCTTGCCTGACGTGGCGTACGTCGCCGTGGATTTGCCCGAATGATGATGCGAAGGGACGCTGATGGTGGCGAAGTCTCCGAGCTTGCCGTCGCGATCTTCAGCGCCGACCACGGTCGCGCGGAGACCCTGGCGGCCGCAATAGGCATTGGCTTCTTCGATCAGACGGA
This genomic window contains:
- a CDS encoding transcriptional regulator; amino-acid sequence: MPGKSIHKPEYKVLLALLTEMRDKADLKQAQLAERLERPQSYVSDVERGVRRLDLLQLQEYCQACGQDLVAFVRKFDKATRA
- a CDS encoding DNA-binding protein, whose protein sequence is MKIEIDALGVRELDALLAAAEKRKTVLARRRPLAAVRQDLIAFAASQGYAIEELIGTPPPATARNAVAPARKRKRAKAAVKYRDPDNRRNTWSGRGRMPRWLAEKTRRGHNAADFLIPGLARPTAKKSAPIGKRTVFKQG